In Pseudoalteromonas sp. MM1, a single window of DNA contains:
- a CDS encoding CidA/LrgA family protein — MKYILSSAIILLCLGCAKLIMHFVGGSFPAPLLGMVILLSLLLLGVVKEHHIKPSASPILNIMPIFFIPAGVGFIEHIALIKLHWPYLVLIILLVPASTLLLVSSVVGYVKGKNNND, encoded by the coding sequence ATGAAGTACATACTAAGCAGCGCCATTATTTTACTGTGCTTGGGGTGCGCAAAATTAATAATGCACTTTGTTGGTGGTAGCTTCCCTGCACCGCTCCTTGGCATGGTTATTTTACTGAGTTTATTACTATTAGGTGTAGTTAAAGAGCACCATATAAAACCCTCAGCCTCCCCTATTTTAAATATTATGCCAATATTTTTTATACCCGCGGGGGTAGGATTTATCGAGCACATTGCACTTATTAAGCTGCATTGGCCCTATTTGGTTTTGATTATTTTACTCGTCCCTGCTAGTACGCTTTTACTGGTAAGCAGCGTCGTTGGCTATGTTAAAGGCAAAAATAATAATGACTGA
- a CDS encoding LrgB family protein, which yields MTELHLTLWYLTTPAIILLFLLLRAFNKNWQHSIVKSLTNPVFLSIAIIALVLVNLNLPYAEFSTHSQLLSWLLEPAIVALALPLYQQFIHVRKNLLLIVSTCSLGIINATVVAFILSILFDVPANLSASVAALSVTTPISLVVTDSLGGISSLAAALVIFIGLLGALFGLMLIKWVGVNNHQAQGIAMGTACHAIGTAAALDEHPKIGAFSSVAMALSALLTAVIVPVLYPFLVNTLL from the coding sequence ATGACTGAGCTGCACCTTACACTTTGGTACTTAACAACGCCCGCTATTATTTTGCTGTTTTTACTATTAAGAGCGTTTAATAAAAACTGGCAACACAGCATAGTAAAGTCGCTAACTAATCCGGTGTTTTTAAGTATTGCGATTATTGCCTTAGTGCTTGTTAATTTAAACTTACCTTATGCTGAATTTTCCACGCATAGCCAACTGCTTAGTTGGCTGTTAGAGCCTGCTATAGTGGCACTGGCCCTACCTTTGTATCAACAGTTTATACATGTCAGGAAGAACCTACTTTTAATAGTAAGTACGTGTAGCTTAGGCATTATTAACGCTACGGTAGTAGCCTTTATTTTAAGTATTTTATTTGATGTACCCGCCAACTTAAGCGCATCCGTAGCTGCCTTAAGTGTAACTACACCTATTTCGTTAGTCGTTACTGACTCTTTAGGGGGTATTAGCTCACTTGCCGCTGCGTTAGTTATTTTTATTGGCTTACTCGGTGCGCTCTTTGGGTTAATGCTCATTAAGTGGGTGGGTGTTAATAACCACCAAGCTCAAGGAATAGCAATGGGGACTGCATGCCATGCAATAGGCACCGCTGCAGCACTTGATGAGCATCCCAAAATAGGGGCTTTTTCCTCGGTTGCTATGGCCTTAAGTGCGCTATTAACCGCCGTAATAGTCCCCGTACTGTATCCTTTTTTAGTCAACACTTTGCTATAG
- a CDS encoding mechanosensitive ion channel family protein, whose translation MISSEIEQFEKYYTMLTEYLVTYSVQILGAIFILILGLWVAKKLSNLVAKLMTRHNVDITLTSFVSNVVKVLLIVMVVVIALGKIGISVTPFVAAIGAASLGAGLALQGMLSNYGAGLAIIATRPFVVGDTIEVKGVSGQVKTIELGYTILIDEEKVEITIPNKHIVGEIIHNSFSYSLVKGEIDIAYSACADTAINLIEEVLKAHDQVAQNPLSQVGIERFADSGVTISYRYWVPTTKIIETKLAINGSVYKVINNAKIEIPFPQRVITINNSNSLN comes from the coding sequence ATGATCAGTTCTGAAATAGAACAATTTGAAAAATACTACACCATGCTTACTGAGTATTTAGTTACCTACAGTGTGCAAATTTTAGGTGCTATTTTTATTCTTATACTGGGTTTGTGGGTTGCAAAAAAACTCTCAAACCTTGTCGCAAAATTGATGACTCGTCACAATGTCGATATTACTCTCACCAGCTTTGTCAGTAACGTGGTAAAAGTGTTGCTTATTGTGATGGTTGTTGTAATAGCGCTTGGCAAAATAGGCATCAGTGTTACCCCCTTTGTAGCGGCTATAGGTGCAGCTTCTTTGGGTGCAGGTTTAGCCTTACAAGGGATGCTTTCAAACTACGGTGCTGGCCTTGCTATTATAGCAACGCGCCCTTTTGTAGTAGGCGATACCATTGAAGTAAAAGGGGTCAGCGGCCAAGTAAAAACTATTGAGCTGGGTTACACCATTTTAATTGATGAAGAAAAAGTAGAAATCACTATCCCTAACAAACACATAGTGGGTGAAATTATTCACAACTCGTTTAGCTACTCATTAGTTAAAGGAGAAATAGACATAGCTTATAGTGCCTGTGCCGACACTGCTATTAACCTCATTGAAGAGGTATTAAAGGCCCACGACCAAGTGGCTCAAAACCCACTTTCTCAAGTAGGCATAGAGCGCTTTGCCGATAGCGGCGTAACCATTAGTTATCGCTACTGGGTACCTACAACAAAAATAATAGAAACCAAGCTTGCTATAAACGGTAGTGTGTACAAAGTTATTAATAATGCGAAAATAGAGATCCCATTCCCGCAACGTGTTATCACTATAAACAATAGCAATTCGCTTAATTAA
- a CDS encoding DUF21 domain-containing protein yields the protein MTFDVMIWCAIVLCISQSAMFSGLNLAFFSLSRLQLEMESAKGNQAAIKVMALRNDSNFLLSTILWGNVGINVLLTLLSDSVLIGASSFLFSTVAITIIGEITPQAYFSRNALKMASMFSPLIKFYQILFYIVAKPTALVLDAWLGKEGITYFAESELRGIIRKHIEAEEADVQHVEGIGALNFFSLDEISVTKEGEVIDPDSIITLPTKLDLPIFPELTLSADNEFLRQLHKSGYNWVIITNKDGWPLLVVDADGFLRSALFEPETFDPYSYCHRPIIVTDETMRLSDVILKIRANHSHDKSFDGAIDHDVVLVWGDEKRIITGADIFGRLLKGMSAPKLELNEHIEIIKPL from the coding sequence ATGACTTTCGATGTCATGATTTGGTGTGCAATTGTATTGTGTATTTCACAATCAGCTATGTTCTCGGGATTAAACTTAGCTTTTTTTTCGTTAAGCCGACTGCAACTTGAAATGGAAAGTGCAAAGGGCAACCAAGCCGCGATTAAAGTGATGGCACTTAGGAACGACTCAAACTTTTTACTTTCGACCATATTATGGGGAAACGTAGGTATTAATGTATTGTTGACGTTATTGTCAGATTCGGTACTGATAGGCGCAAGTTCGTTTTTATTTTCGACCGTTGCGATAACGATTATTGGCGAAATAACACCACAAGCGTATTTTTCACGCAACGCACTAAAAATGGCGAGTATGTTCTCGCCTTTAATAAAGTTTTATCAAATATTATTTTATATTGTTGCAAAGCCCACCGCTTTAGTACTTGATGCATGGCTGGGCAAAGAAGGTATTACTTATTTTGCAGAAAGCGAATTAAGAGGGATTATTCGTAAGCATATTGAGGCTGAAGAAGCAGATGTACAACACGTAGAGGGGATAGGGGCGCTCAACTTTTTTAGTTTAGATGAAATTAGTGTAACTAAAGAAGGTGAGGTTATAGACCCTGACTCAATTATTACGTTGCCAACAAAACTTGATTTGCCAATATTTCCCGAACTTACATTAAGCGCTGACAACGAATTTTTACGCCAATTACATAAGTCTGGTTATAATTGGGTAATTATTACCAACAAAGATGGCTGGCCGCTTCTTGTTGTTGATGCTGATGGCTTTTTACGGTCGGCACTTTTTGAGCCAGAAACCTTTGATCCGTATAGCTATTGCCACAGGCCGATAATTGTAACGGATGAGACAATGCGATTAAGCGATGTCATTTTAAAAATACGCGCTAATCACTCTCATGACAAATCTTTTGATGGTGCAATAGACCATGATGTTGTGCTGGTGTGGGGGGATGAAAAGCGTATTATTACCGGCGCGGATATATTTGGTCGGTTATTAAAAGGAATGAGCGCACCTAAGTTAGAACTCAACGAACATATTGAAATAATAAAGCCGCTTTAA
- a CDS encoding magnesium transporter, translating to MIEYPVDQLPQLINDLLQCETSEQKSQLLADAQLNLSTEHLSLLFEAIPKEQRLEIWQLLDKDTQHEIFVTLSDDSCLWLLQTLDDSEVYALLDEINVEELLELEEVIPERFVDYAKKQLDEAQTKQYDLAQQYPPEQLGHWVGFDFLKITEKATLAGVKKLLQKGLPQYSEVVYLVSRQGSLMGELAVNDLIKADEGDNLLTLANYDFSSLHADDDLYEAAEVVIHSEKMAMPVVNSDNKLVGRLTIGSAYELRQEIADEAAAKAGGLREDEDLFASVRKSAKNRGIWLGINLATAFLASWFIGLFGATIEQVVALAVLMPVVASMGGIAGSQTLTVIVRGLALGQVTDSNRNALLKKELRVGAVNGLVWALVIGALTFVWFSDIMLSITITVAILLNLVAASLAGVVIPSILDKMKIDPALSGSVILTTVTDIVGFVTFLGLGSLLLL from the coding sequence ATGATTGAGTATCCAGTCGACCAACTCCCGCAGTTAATAAACGATTTACTGCAATGCGAAACAAGTGAGCAAAAAAGTCAGCTTTTAGCCGATGCACAGCTTAATTTGTCTACTGAGCACCTGTCGCTACTTTTTGAGGCTATACCAAAAGAACAACGTCTAGAAATTTGGCAACTATTAGATAAAGACACGCAGCACGAAATATTTGTAACCCTTAGCGACGACAGCTGCTTATGGCTACTGCAAACTCTAGATGATAGCGAAGTATACGCGCTATTAGATGAGATTAATGTTGAAGAGTTACTTGAGCTAGAAGAGGTTATTCCTGAACGCTTTGTAGATTATGCAAAAAAACAACTCGATGAAGCACAAACTAAACAATACGATCTTGCTCAGCAGTATCCACCTGAGCAATTAGGTCACTGGGTAGGCTTCGACTTTCTAAAAATAACCGAAAAAGCAACATTAGCAGGCGTTAAAAAATTACTGCAAAAAGGGCTGCCGCAATACAGCGAAGTCGTTTATTTAGTTAGCCGTCAAGGTAGCTTAATGGGTGAGCTTGCAGTCAATGATTTAATTAAAGCCGATGAAGGCGATAACTTATTGACGCTGGCAAATTATGATTTTTCATCATTACACGCTGATGATGACTTATACGAAGCGGCAGAGGTAGTTATCCACAGTGAAAAAATGGCTATGCCGGTGGTCAATAGTGATAATAAATTGGTAGGGCGCTTAACGATTGGCTCGGCATACGAGCTTCGCCAGGAGATTGCCGACGAGGCTGCGGCCAAAGCGGGTGGTTTACGTGAAGACGAAGACCTGTTTGCTAGTGTAAGAAAGAGTGCTAAAAACAGGGGTATTTGGCTGGGGATAAACTTAGCCACTGCGTTTTTAGCATCGTGGTTTATTGGTTTATTTGGCGCAACAATAGAGCAGGTTGTGGCACTGGCGGTACTTATGCCTGTAGTGGCCTCTATGGGCGGAATTGCAGGTAGCCAAACGTTAACGGTCATAGTGCGCGGTTTAGCGCTTGGGCAAGTTACCGACTCTAACCGAAATGCACTTTTAAAAAAGGAGCTACGAGTGGGGGCTGTAAACGGCTTAGTGTGGGCCTTAGTGATTGGCGCGCTCACCTTTGTATGGTTTAGCGATATTATGCTTAGTATTACAATTACTGTTGCTATATTGCTTAACTTAGTGGCTGCGTCGTTAGCGGGTGTTGTTATACCGTCTATTTTAGACAAAATGAAAATAGACCCGGCGCTTTCTGGTTCTGTGATACTGACCACAGTGACCGATATTGTTGGGTTTGTAACTTTTTTAGGCCTAGGTAGCTTGCTACTTTTATAA
- a CDS encoding serine/threonine protein kinase: MIENKLLSQLQQQFPEHVFKQQYLSVVHKGRFANAIVYRYKDDTFDLIVKDFSQSPWFIRKTFAKLSVNQEFKGLSRLAQLDAVANRFSRLSPIAVAYDYIEGTPLRSLIHQGEALPVEFFIELERQVAKMHRLGIVHLDLRNMGNILCGSDGKPYIIDFQSTIRFARFSRWLQRFMRGSDMSGVYKAWDKLSSTPLPQAKQQYLQRFNHVRKRWIFKGYPIQRTYAWGAAMITQFVDSDLIRNLTDRF, translated from the coding sequence ATGATTGAAAATAAGTTGTTATCACAATTACAGCAGCAGTTTCCTGAACATGTATTTAAGCAACAGTATTTAAGTGTTGTTCATAAAGGGCGTTTTGCGAACGCAATTGTATACAGGTACAAAGATGATACGTTTGACTTAATAGTTAAAGACTTTAGCCAAAGCCCGTGGTTTATTCGTAAAACCTTTGCCAAACTTTCTGTAAATCAAGAATTTAAAGGGTTGAGCCGCTTAGCGCAGCTTGATGCGGTTGCTAATCGGTTTAGCCGTTTATCGCCGATAGCGGTAGCGTATGACTACATAGAAGGCACGCCGCTTAGAAGTTTAATTCATCAGGGGGAGGCGTTGCCTGTTGAGTTTTTTATTGAGCTTGAGCGCCAAGTTGCAAAAATGCACCGCCTAGGCATCGTGCATTTAGACCTGCGTAATATGGGCAACATATTATGTGGTAGCGACGGCAAGCCTTATATAATTGACTTTCAGTCAACCATTCGTTTTGCTCGTTTTTCGCGTTGGTTGCAGCGTTTTATGCGCGGCTCTGACATGTCGGGCGTATATAAAGCGTGGGACAAACTAAGCAGTACACCTTTACCGCAAGCAAAGCAGCAGTATTTGCAGCGTTTTAACCATGTTCGTAAACGCTGGATATTTAAAGGCTACCCAATACAACGTACATACGCATGGGGCGCTGCAATGATCACGCAATTTGTGGACTCTGACCTAATACGTAACTTAACCGATAGATTTTAA
- a CDS encoding MarR family winged helix-turn-helix transcriptional regulator: MPSINSCNRAQLIPEQDLGRVISFLRSKLSTHIDTQLQSMGLTSAQYIVVVLLAKGSVNTLAGLCEHMVYDKGAMSRLLKRLEEKDLIAKTQCEFDKRSTILGLSEKGKALYPQIMPLVNEVYAKALNGFSDDEKQQVIDLLFKAITNLDSPTK, translated from the coding sequence ATGCCTTCGATAAATAGCTGTAACCGAGCACAATTAATACCTGAGCAAGATTTAGGGCGAGTAATTTCGTTTTTACGTTCAAAGCTTTCTACTCATATTGATACACAGCTTCAGTCAATGGGTTTAACGTCGGCCCAATATATTGTGGTGGTATTATTAGCAAAAGGCTCGGTAAATACATTAGCTGGGCTGTGTGAGCATATGGTTTACGATAAAGGGGCTATGAGCCGCTTGCTAAAGCGCTTAGAAGAAAAAGATCTTATTGCAAAAACTCAGTGCGAGTTCGATAAGCGCTCTACCATTTTAGGTTTAAGTGAAAAAGGCAAAGCCTTGTACCCGCAAATAATGCCTTTGGTAAATGAGGTGTATGCTAAAGCACTTAATGGATTCTCTGATGATGAAAAACAGCAAGTTATAGATTTATTATTTAAAGCAATAACCAATTTAGACTCACCTACCAAATAG
- a CDS encoding methyl-accepting chemotaxis protein, whose protein sequence is MSNLSLRNKLLLLAILPLSLLLISLMASSYYLESQNQQQNFETIKSKLIKDKHTLLATEVEIASKLVRHQLDNGSTQSVKNLLKKLTFGDDGYFFIYDTRGVSVFHALLGSAIEGQNKIGMTDPNGKKIIVGLLEQARKGGGAFNYHFQKPNTNGLVEKIGYAVMIPGSDWMIGTGAYMDDIQTELANYKQTMQSHTREKITTLLLIALFWVVVSVVGALLASNAMVKPIQIMGQSLDDIAKGEGDLTKRLAIHTHDEIGQLGESFNVFVSKLQSIISNVADVTNDVKSASSNINSQTKLFENKLLNHNHETDLVATAITEMSATSHEVAKNTTQVAESTHTATLEVAKAQECVDISLSEVSNLMGEINLAADQVNSLSEQSKKIDSVLNVIGGIAEQTNLLALNAAIEAARAGEQGRGFAVVADEVRSLASRTQLSTHEISEMLTELHNLVGAAVNAMQASQASCNRSVESSRDISQSLGAVTTSVTTINDMSTQIATAATEQSSVTEEINRNVFAIQEIVNELTQASKATSEVSQDLAGRGENLGQLIGQFKV, encoded by the coding sequence ATGAGCAACTTAAGCTTGAGAAATAAACTTTTATTACTGGCTATTTTACCGTTGAGCTTGCTATTAATCAGCTTAATGGCCAGCTCGTACTATTTAGAATCGCAAAACCAGCAACAAAATTTTGAAACAATAAAATCTAAACTCATTAAAGACAAACACACGCTACTTGCCACCGAAGTAGAAATAGCAAGTAAGTTGGTACGCCACCAGCTTGATAACGGATCAACACAAAGTGTTAAAAATCTGCTTAAAAAACTTACTTTTGGTGATGACGGCTACTTTTTTATTTACGACACACGCGGAGTGAGTGTGTTTCATGCCTTGCTAGGAAGTGCTATTGAAGGACAAAATAAAATAGGGATGACTGACCCAAATGGTAAAAAAATAATTGTTGGTTTGTTAGAGCAAGCACGTAAAGGTGGTGGCGCATTTAATTATCATTTTCAAAAGCCAAATACCAATGGACTGGTAGAGAAAATAGGGTATGCCGTAATGATACCAGGTAGCGATTGGATGATTGGCACCGGTGCCTATATGGATGATATACAAACCGAGCTTGCAAATTATAAACAGACTATGCAATCGCATACTCGCGAAAAAATAACCACCTTGTTATTAATTGCCTTATTTTGGGTTGTGGTTAGCGTAGTAGGCGCACTTTTAGCGTCTAACGCTATGGTTAAGCCTATCCAAATAATGGGCCAAAGCTTAGATGATATTGCCAAAGGTGAAGGCGACTTAACAAAACGCCTAGCTATACATACACACGATGAAATAGGGCAGTTGGGCGAATCGTTTAATGTGTTTGTTAGCAAGCTGCAAAGCATTATAAGTAATGTAGCTGATGTTACTAATGATGTAAAAAGTGCTTCAAGCAATATTAATTCGCAAACAAAACTGTTTGAAAATAAACTACTTAATCATAACCACGAAACGGATTTGGTGGCCACAGCGATTACCGAAATGTCGGCCACCTCTCACGAAGTAGCTAAAAATACCACGCAAGTTGCTGAGTCTACTCATACAGCAACGCTAGAAGTGGCAAAAGCGCAGGAGTGCGTAGATATATCTCTTAGTGAAGTTTCTAACCTAATGGGCGAAATTAACCTAGCGGCTGATCAGGTAAACTCTTTAAGTGAGCAATCTAAAAAAATTGACAGTGTACTTAATGTAATAGGTGGTATTGCCGAGCAAACTAATTTGCTTGCACTTAACGCGGCCATAGAAGCTGCACGTGCCGGCGAGCAAGGTCGGGGTTTTGCCGTGGTGGCTGATGAAGTAAGAAGCCTAGCGAGTCGTACACAACTTAGCACCCATGAAATTAGTGAAATGCTAACTGAATTACATAACTTAGTGGGCGCCGCAGTAAATGCCATGCAGGCGAGCCAAGCAAGTTGTAATCGCTCAGTTGAGTCATCGCGCGATATATCGCAGAGTCTAGGTGCCGTGACTACGTCGGTTACCACCATAAACGATATGAGTACGCAAATTGCGACCGCTGCAACAGAGCAAAGCTCAGTGACAGAAGAGATAAACCGTAATGTGTTTGCCATTCAAGAAATTGTTAATGAACTAACTCAAGCAAGTAAGGCCACCTCTGAGGTTAGCCAGGATTTAGCAGGGCGCGGCGAGAACTTAGGGCAATTAATAGGGCAGTTTAAGGTTTAA
- a CDS encoding endo alpha-1,4 polygalactosaminidase, which yields MKYFLYLTLLICLNVCAQPANKSIAFYYSSPMPLAEMTFYSRVVVQPQNITKHELNWLKERNISVYAYLSVGESFTENESSVAKNPHWNSHIADLTTEHWQQHLQKQANELQQRGFNGLFLDTLDSYQLLKPDYNKAAQQAGLVNIIKGLSSTFNKHLILNRGFELLPKLNGYASDLVAEGLFSHFNPIDNSYKLTTENDQNWLNNQLHIAQALGFNVQVIDYAKPQQRLAMAKQISDQGYAPWVTDGHLQTWGTSSIQPVPRRILIPYNSNVKPLIYTTVHLKLATMIEYLGYIPDYIDVANTPLPKVDTSIHAGIISWTTSDQFYNTQVTEWLESNLAVVPQLVLGELPPSNKLLQSLGVETLNASSSGPYKLAAMAPWLKGESTSAPTIVKPYLLTLAANAQSLISIHAEDGTTLIQGSKTKYGALIAAPWLIDTLPMEGSNWVVDPKALLTKAMGLAPIPAPDTTTLSGRRMLTLHIDGDGFTSIAHFAGKPYAAEVVRDEVIKKYKLPLTSSIIQADIEPNGLHAADSPKLEKIAKEIFALPYVEVASHTYSHPYFWTALSGRKEIDKDDTDYGFHLDVPGYDAIDLNKEITGSINYINERLAPKNKKTVMMLWSGDATPGPKALELARNAGVINVNGGNTDVNADNPSLSHISPIGRPERDLLYQIYAPILNENVYTNLWHGPYYGFKRLVETFEITEKPYRLKPYTIYFHFYSGEVPAGLDALHYNIDYVLARENTPVHLSQYARIAKDFYFSALAKNTRGEWLFSSKYIKTLRLPTIFDVPNMTNSQGVLGVTAQGDYIHVGNEIATINFDHTTPDNQPYLLSANVMFNHWQVNGPVSFKAWIEAKIALKNAQNCQFISHMGKRYSGKTLGNTTQFTLPAGEFYGYLNCATRAQ from the coding sequence ATGAAGTATTTCTTATATCTAACGTTGTTAATTTGTTTAAACGTGTGCGCTCAACCAGCCAACAAGAGTATTGCTTTTTACTACTCATCACCTATGCCTCTGGCTGAAATGACCTTTTATTCACGGGTTGTTGTGCAGCCTCAAAACATCACTAAACACGAACTTAATTGGCTTAAAGAGCGCAATATTAGCGTATACGCTTATTTGAGTGTGGGAGAATCATTTACTGAGAATGAGTCGTCAGTAGCAAAAAACCCACATTGGAATAGTCATATTGCTGATTTAACTACTGAGCATTGGCAACAACATCTGCAAAAACAAGCCAATGAGTTACAACAGCGTGGCTTTAACGGCTTATTTTTAGATACGCTCGATAGCTACCAATTATTAAAGCCTGATTACAATAAAGCGGCTCAACAAGCGGGGCTAGTGAATATTATTAAAGGTTTGTCGAGTACTTTTAATAAACACTTAATCTTAAACAGAGGGTTTGAGTTACTGCCAAAACTTAACGGTTACGCCTCTGATTTAGTCGCCGAAGGGCTATTTAGCCACTTTAACCCTATCGATAACAGTTACAAACTCACCACTGAGAACGATCAAAATTGGTTAAATAACCAGTTACATATAGCGCAAGCGCTAGGCTTTAACGTACAGGTAATTGACTACGCCAAACCACAGCAGCGCCTTGCAATGGCAAAACAAATTAGTGATCAAGGCTATGCACCTTGGGTTACTGATGGGCACCTTCAAACTTGGGGGACATCAAGCATCCAGCCTGTGCCTAGGCGTATACTCATTCCGTATAACAGCAACGTAAAGCCACTTATATACACCACGGTGCATTTAAAACTTGCTACCATGATTGAATATTTAGGCTATATACCCGATTACATCGATGTAGCAAACACGCCTCTACCTAAAGTAGATACTAGTATTCATGCTGGCATTATCTCTTGGACCACAAGTGATCAATTTTATAATACACAGGTTACAGAGTGGCTAGAAAGTAACTTAGCCGTGGTACCACAACTGGTTCTTGGCGAACTTCCACCTTCAAATAAATTATTGCAAAGTTTAGGGGTAGAAACCCTAAATGCTAGTTCAAGTGGGCCTTATAAACTGGCTGCTATGGCGCCTTGGCTAAAAGGTGAGTCAACCTCTGCGCCCACTATTGTAAAACCCTATTTGTTAACACTTGCAGCGAATGCGCAATCATTAATATCAATACACGCTGAAGATGGCACTACCCTAATCCAAGGAAGTAAAACTAAATACGGCGCACTCATCGCCGCACCTTGGCTTATAGATACATTGCCTATGGAGGGCAGTAACTGGGTGGTAGACCCCAAAGCACTGTTGACTAAGGCCATGGGCCTTGCGCCTATACCTGCCCCTGATACAACGACATTAAGCGGTCGGCGTATGCTGACACTTCATATTGATGGCGACGGTTTCACGAGCATTGCGCACTTTGCAGGTAAGCCTTATGCTGCAGAAGTTGTACGTGATGAAGTTATTAAAAAGTACAAGCTGCCATTAACCTCCTCTATTATACAGGCCGACATTGAACCTAACGGATTACACGCTGCAGACAGCCCAAAGCTTGAAAAAATAGCTAAAGAAATTTTTGCACTTCCTTATGTAGAAGTTGCCTCACACACCTACAGCCACCCCTACTTTTGGACGGCCTTATCTGGCAGAAAAGAAATAGACAAAGATGACACCGACTACGGTTTTCATTTAGATGTACCAGGTTATGACGCCATCGATTTAAATAAAGAAATAACTGGCTCTATAAATTACATTAATGAGCGGCTCGCACCCAAAAACAAAAAAACCGTGATGATGTTATGGTCGGGTGATGCGACCCCTGGGCCTAAAGCGCTTGAGCTTGCACGAAACGCGGGAGTAATTAACGTAAATGGCGGAAATACCGACGTAAATGCTGATAACCCAAGCTTGTCGCACATCTCGCCTATTGGCCGACCTGAGCGAGATTTGCTGTATCAAATATACGCTCCTATTTTAAATGAAAATGTTTACACCAATTTATGGCACGGCCCCTATTATGGTTTTAAACGACTAGTAGAGACATTTGAAATAACCGAAAAACCATACAGGTTAAAGCCTTACACCATTTACTTTCATTTTTATTCTGGCGAGGTGCCAGCGGGGCTTGACGCGCTGCATTACAATATTGATTACGTATTAGCCAGAGAAAATACCCCTGTGCATTTGAGTCAATATGCACGTATTGCCAAAGATTTTTATTTTTCTGCGCTTGCTAAAAATACGCGTGGCGAATGGCTATTTAGCTCTAAATATATAAAAACGCTGCGCTTGCCTACTATTTTTGATGTGCCCAACATGACTAACAGCCAAGGTGTTTTAGGGGTAACTGCACAAGGCGATTATATTCATGTAGGCAATGAAATAGCCACAATCAACTTTGATCATACAACGCCTGATAACCAACCTTATTTACTCTCTGCTAATGTGATGTTTAATCATTGGCAGGTAAACGGCCCTGTAAGCTTTAAAGCGTGGATTGAGGCTAAAATTGCGCTTAAAAATGCCCAAAACTGTCAATTTATTTCCCATATGGGTAAGCGTTATAGCGGAAAAACCTTAGGCAATACAACGCAGTTTACATTGCCTGCTGGCGAATTTTATGGCTATTTAAACTGCGCTACAAGGGCTCAATAA